A window of the Candidatus Zixiibacteriota bacterium genome harbors these coding sequences:
- the ettA gene encoding energy-dependent translational throttle protein EttA codes for MAEKFIFHMYRVNKFYGQKQVLKDINLGFFPGAKIGIVGENGSGKTTVLRIMAGRDNEFQGEAFITPGYRAGMVEQEPELDPNLTVRQTIESAFGEIKGLLDEYNRLADSLATPLDDDQMQKAMDRMGVLQDKIDTMDGWNLDQSLKIASDALCLPDDDRLVGTLSGGERRRVALCKALLERPDLLLLDEPTNHLDPETINWLEEQLKAYPGTVIIVTHDRYFLDNITGWILELDSGQGVPWEGNYTSWLEQKLAKLAAAEKKDTPRSEALKRELSWIRMSRGERNELSRARIREYEQLVARETAAQKGDGTTIQIAPGPELGNQVIEFHDVAMGYDHQPLFEHVTFNVPRSAVVGLVGPNGSGKTTLFKLITGDLKPVEGKTVIGSTVRLSVVGQERDDLGDELTLISEVGGGLEEVTVGNRTMPIRQYLALFGFKGAAQQKKSSELSGGERNRCHLAKVLKTGGNVLLLDEPTNDLDVNTLRMLEEAIMQFSGCVLVISHDRFFLDRVCTHLLVFEGEGRVRWYEGNFSSYQEWRSRELGDRLFENRRNRYRTLVRA; via the coding sequence ATGGCCGAGAAATTCATCTTCCACATGTACCGCGTGAACAAGTTCTACGGTCAAAAGCAGGTATTGAAGGATATCAACCTGGGATTCTTTCCCGGCGCGAAAATCGGCATAGTCGGCGAAAACGGCTCCGGCAAAACCACGGTACTGCGCATCATGGCCGGCCGCGACAATGAGTTCCAGGGCGAGGCCTTCATCACGCCCGGCTACCGTGCCGGGATGGTCGAGCAGGAGCCGGAGCTTGACCCAAACCTGACTGTGCGGCAGACAATCGAGTCGGCTTTCGGTGAGATCAAGGGATTGCTCGACGAATACAATCGCCTCGCCGACAGCCTGGCCACACCGCTGGACGACGATCAGATGCAGAAGGCAATGGATCGGATGGGGGTGCTGCAGGACAAAATTGACACGATGGATGGCTGGAATCTCGATCAGTCACTGAAAATCGCCAGCGATGCGCTCTGTCTGCCTGATGACGACCGTCTGGTGGGAACTCTCTCCGGCGGTGAGCGGCGGCGCGTGGCCCTCTGCAAAGCGCTTCTGGAACGACCCGACCTGCTGCTGCTCGACGAGCCAACCAATCATCTCGATCCCGAAACTATCAACTGGCTCGAGGAGCAGCTCAAGGCGTATCCGGGGACGGTCATCATTGTCACTCACGACCGCTACTTTCTCGACAATATTACCGGCTGGATACTCGAACTCGACAGCGGCCAAGGAGTACCGTGGGAAGGGAACTACACATCGTGGCTGGAACAGAAACTGGCCAAGCTGGCCGCGGCAGAGAAGAAAGACACCCCCCGGAGTGAGGCTTTGAAACGCGAGTTGTCCTGGATACGGATGAGTCGCGGCGAGCGCAACGAACTGTCCCGCGCTCGCATTCGAGAGTACGAGCAACTGGTGGCGCGCGAGACCGCCGCGCAAAAGGGAGACGGCACGACCATTCAGATCGCACCCGGTCCGGAGCTGGGGAACCAGGTGATAGAGTTCCATGACGTTGCCATGGGCTACGATCACCAACCGCTCTTTGAACACGTGACCTTCAATGTTCCGAGGTCGGCGGTGGTCGGGTTGGTCGGGCCTAACGGCTCAGGTAAGACGACCCTGTTCAAGTTGATTACCGGGGATCTCAAGCCCGTAGAGGGAAAAACGGTAATTGGATCGACCGTGAGGCTCTCGGTAGTCGGCCAGGAGCGTGATGATCTGGGCGACGAGCTAACGCTGATAAGCGAAGTCGGCGGCGGGCTGGAAGAGGTCACGGTTGGTAACCGTACCATGCCGATTAGGCAATACCTGGCGCTGTTTGGCTTCAAAGGGGCGGCCCAGCAGAAGAAATCGAGCGAGCTTTCCGGCGGCGAGCGCAATCGCTGTCACCTTGCCAAAGTGCTCAAGACTGGCGGCAACGTGCTGTTGCTTGATGAGCCGACTAACGATCTCGATGTCAATACGCTGCGCATGCTCGAGGAAGCGATCATGCAGTTTTCCGGCTGTGTGCTGGTCATAAGTCACGACCGGTTCTTCCTCGACCGAGTCTGCACCCACCTGCTGGTTTTCGAGGGCGAAGGCCGGGTGCGGTGGTACGAGGGGAACTTCTCGTCGTACCAGGAGTGGCGCAGCCGCGAGCTTGGCGACCGCCTTTTCGAAAACCGCCGCAACCGGTATCGGACACTGGTGAGAGCGTGA
- a CDS encoding FAD-binding oxidoreductase encodes MSAMTINQAKGGSIKVEVAAVEKLRGSFRGKIMQPGEPGYDDARAIWNAMIDCRPALIARCAGVADIRKAVEFAAQHGLLTAVRGGGHNIAGNAICDNGMVIDLSGMRSVRIDPEARVAHVEPGATLGDFDREAQAFGLATPLGINSTTGVAGLTLGAGFGWLSRKHGMTIDNLLAADVVTADGRFLRASEKENSDLFWALRGGSGNFGIVTRFEFRLHPLGPEVFCGLVVYPLAEADSALKKYREFAKKLSDDTAVWVVLRQAPPLPFLRDDVHGKEVLVFALFHAGNAEQGLKAIDPVRKFGSVLGEFIGMQPYTSWQGAFDALLTPGARNYWKSHNFTDINDAAIDLAIRYTAKLPTPQCEIFFGQIGGATTRVSPDAMAYSHRNAIYVMNVHGRWESPNDDTRCIEWARTFFREMTPHATGGVYVNFLTSDESDRIGAAYGPHLKRLQQIKMKYDPENLFSVNQNIRPSA; translated from the coding sequence ATGAGCGCAATGACCATTAACCAGGCGAAGGGCGGCTCGATAAAAGTAGAAGTCGCCGCTGTCGAGAAGTTACGGGGCTCCTTCCGGGGCAAAATCATGCAGCCGGGCGAGCCGGGCTATGACGACGCCCGCGCGATCTGGAACGCGATGATCGACTGCAGGCCGGCGCTGATCGCCCGGTGCGCCGGTGTGGCCGACATTCGTAAGGCGGTGGAATTCGCCGCTCAACACGGCCTTCTGACAGCTGTTCGCGGCGGCGGCCACAACATTGCCGGTAATGCGATATGCGACAACGGCATGGTGATAGACCTTTCCGGCATGAGATCGGTACGTATTGACCCGGAAGCACGCGTGGCTCATGTCGAACCGGGCGCTACGCTGGGCGACTTCGATCGTGAGGCCCAGGCGTTCGGGCTGGCCACGCCGCTCGGGATCAACTCAACTACCGGTGTCGCAGGCTTGACCCTCGGCGCCGGATTCGGATGGCTGTCTCGCAAGCATGGCATGACTATCGACAACCTGCTGGCGGCCGATGTCGTTACTGCCGACGGCCGGTTTCTTCGTGCATCTGAGAAGGAAAACTCGGACCTCTTCTGGGCTTTGCGTGGCGGCAGCGGCAATTTTGGTATCGTCACGAGATTCGAGTTCCGCCTTCATCCGCTGGGACCCGAAGTATTCTGCGGTCTCGTAGTGTATCCGCTTGCCGAGGCTGACTCCGCCCTGAAGAAGTATCGGGAGTTCGCGAAGAAGCTGAGCGATGACACCGCCGTGTGGGTGGTTCTCCGCCAGGCGCCGCCGTTGCCGTTTCTGCGCGACGATGTTCACGGCAAGGAAGTGCTGGTGTTCGCGCTCTTCCACGCCGGCAATGCCGAGCAGGGCCTGAAAGCAATTGACCCGGTACGCAAGTTCGGTTCGGTACTGGGCGAGTTCATCGGCATGCAGCCCTACACCTCCTGGCAGGGCGCTTTCGACGCCCTGCTCACGCCGGGAGCGCGCAATTACTGGAAGTCGCACAACTTTACGGACATCAACGACGCCGCAATCGACCTCGCTATACGCTATACCGCGAAGCTGCCTACGCCACAGTGCGAGATTTTCTTCGGGCAGATTGGCGGAGCCACCACACGCGTTTCCCCCGACGCCATGGCGTATTCTCACCGCAACGCCATTTACGTGATGAACGTGCACGGGCGTTGGGAGTCCCCGAACGACGACACCCGGTGCATTGAATGGGCGCGGACCTTTTTCCGCGAGATGACTCCTCATGCCACCGGCGGGGTGTACGTAAACTTCCTGACCAGTGACGAGTCGGATCGTATCGGGGCCGCCTACGGTCCACATCTTAAGCGGCTGCAGCAGATCAAGATGAAGTACGATCCGGAGAACTTATTCAGCGTGAATCAGAACATTCGCCCGTCGGCGTAG